One Lucilia cuprina isolate Lc7/37 chromosome 4, ASM2204524v1, whole genome shotgun sequence DNA segment encodes these proteins:
- the LOC111689043 gene encoding uncharacterized protein LOC111689043, translated as MFCLKEYRKNCYICSDNFKLCSVKRLYLVLTLLLIQVFKVSLAQPYRNTQRCSHRLENALEHMRRRSIQTKSSRSYVPQTPYTLYHSLYGQPEEPEEDFYHPSNDRGYYAKNINRNYNQPYSRLDFEAALSQTQTQYQNQRQPHRLAVARVDVEDLKVRLPNENAARWVEVDKCKFSSENSTLDTRLIFPDLTLSGKVVLQPAGGKCNMILRLRHAGIEFRTIPIGFEKISGEKSXXXXXXXXXXXXXXXXXXXXXXXXXXXXXXXXXXXXXXXXXXXXXXFLMDLLGPTGIKLRQNSKRRYSFVDEQQPAAAAQTPLPPEVLFDIRSEGYIPPNMRDQELEWTDSSSQEFFDPNGDNFYRQKFRFKRSNPYRHGRESVNAERFNDEMNFDDDVLNVADDKLQDMMQPDARAFADIFSANTGTGGNMFNDHEEVNDAMRNELEKLFSMGVRGLLTTYMQRALQPAIKETLMENMGYTISYG; from the exons atgttttgtttaaaagaatatcgaaaaaattgttatatttgtagtgacaattttaaattgtgttcTGTGAAACGTTTGTATTTAGTGTTAACTTTGTTATTAATTCAAGTTTTTAAAG TTTCCTTAGCACAACCCTATCGCAATACACAGCGCTGTTCACATCGCTTAGAAAATGCCCTCGAACACATGAGACGACGTAGTATACAAACGAAATCATCACGCTCCTATGTTCCCCAAACACCCTATACACTCTATCACTCTTTGTACGGGCAACCCGAAGAGCCCGAAGAGGATTTCTATCATCCCTCCAATGATCGTGGTTATTATGCCAAAAATATCAATCGTAATTATAATCAACCCTATTCAAGGCTGGATTTTGAAGCTGCTCTATCACAAACTCAGACTCAGTATCAGAATCAAAGACAGCCACATCGTTTAGCAGTGGCCCGGGTAGATGTTGAGGATTTAAAAGTGAGATTACCAAATGAAAATGCTGCCCGTTGGGTGGAGGTggataaatgtaaatttagttCGGAAAATTCTACACTCGATACGAGACTTATTTTTCCCGATTTGACGTTAAGCGGTAAAGTGGTATTGCAGCCTGCGGGAGGCAAATGTAATATGATTTTAAGATTACGGCATGCAGGCATAGAGTTTCGCACTATTCCCATAGGTTTTGAGAAAATTAGTGGTGAGAAGTCGANNNNNNNNNNNNNNNNNNNNNNNNNNNNNNNNNNNNNNNNNNNNNNNNNNNNNNNNNNNNNNNNNNNNNNNNNNNNNNNNNNNNNNNNNNNNNNNNNNNNNNNNNNNNNNNNNNNNNNNNNNNNNNNNNNNNNNNNNTTTTTAATGGATTTATTAGGACCAACAGGTATAAAATTAAGACAAAACTCCAAAAGACGTTATAGTTTTGTGGATGAACAGCAGCCGGCAGCTGCAGCACAAACTCCATTGCCCCCGGAGGTGTTATTCGATATACGCAGCGAAGGTTATATACCGCCCAATATGAGAGATCAAGAACTCGAGTGGACGGATAGCAGTTCTCAGGAATTTTTCGATCCTAATGGTGATAATTTCTATCGACAAAAATTCCGTTTTAAACGTAGCAATCCCTATCGCCATGGACGCGAATCGGTAAATGCCGAACGTTTTAATGATGAAATGAATTTCGATGATGATGTCCTCAATGTGGCGGATGATAAACTACAAGATATGATGCAACCCGATGCCAGAGCATTTGCGGATATATTCTCCGCTAATACTGGCACCGGCGGTAATATGTTTAATGATCATGAAGAGGTTAATGATGCTATGAGAAATGAATTGGAGAAATTGTTTTCCATGGGTGTAAGGGGTCTCTTGACCACTTATATGCAAAGAGCTTTACAGCCAGCCATCAAAGAAACTTTAATGGAGAACATGGGCTATACCATTAGTTATGGTTAA